A section of the Hippea sp. KM1 genome encodes:
- a CDS encoding ribonuclease HI family protein, with amino-acid sequence MNALEFFLELRKRGSIEEVKKHHPSLTNADIDSFFDEIIGNLKDDDCYEMFVDGASSSNPGKAGIGIVIKKNGVVVDEVSRYIGKATNNVAEYTALLEGLKRLVELGVKRVRVFSDSELVVKQLKGLYRVKDSGLKPLYEDVLRLTKGFDLFEIEHITRDKNKQADRLAKSAIPRG; translated from the coding sequence ATGAACGCCCTGGAATTTTTCCTTGAGCTTCGCAAGAGGGGTTCAATAGAAGAGGTAAAAAAACACCATCCCTCTTTAACCAACGCCGATATAGATTCGTTCTTTGATGAGATTATAGGCAATCTAAAAGACGATGACTGTTATGAGATGTTTGTGGATGGTGCATCCTCATCCAACCCCGGAAAGGCCGGTATAGGCATAGTTATAAAGAAAAACGGCGTGGTGGTGGATGAGGTCTCCCGCTATATCGGTAAGGCGACCAACAATGTGGCCGAATACACAGCCCTTTTGGAGGGGCTTAAGCGTCTTGTGGAACTTGGGGTAAAAAGGGTTAGGGTGTTTAGCGATTCTGAACTTGTTGTAAAGCAGCTAAAGGGGCTGTACAGGGTTAAGGATAGCGGTCTAAAACCCCTCTATGAGGATGTCTTGAGGCTTACAAAGGGTTTTGATTTGTTTGAGATAGAGCACATAACAAGGGATAAGAACAAGCAGGCGGATAGGCTGGCTAAATCCGCCATACCGAGGGGTTAA
- a CDS encoding TAXI family TRAP transporter solute-binding subunit: protein MGKRLVAFLSVLAFLVVGFGLPQAAMAKKYKNYIIATATPGGTYYPVGVAIATLINVKLAKKGITATAITSAGSGENIQLLKNKEADFAILQGLFGSMAYNGKGLYKDKPQRFFYAVTALWPNVEHFSLLKKYVKTGNIMDLKGLHERFSIGKRGSGTEGSGRTILGALGIDVGKDIYPVYLGYNPSIDAMINGRIAGANTPAGPPVAAITRLFAKLGSKKVAILNFTDEQLKKIDSTYDVWYRYVIKPGTYPGQDKPIYTIAQPNFLAVRKGVPQEDVYLIVKTIYENLPFLHNIHKATYYLGLDNAIKGLPVPLAPGAAKYYKEKGVKIPAKLIAK, encoded by the coding sequence ATGGGTAAGCGGCTGGTTGCGTTTTTGAGCGTTTTGGCGTTTTTGGTTGTGGGTTTTGGTTTGCCGCAGGCGGCTATGGCTAAGAAGTATAAGAATTACATCATAGCCACAGCGACACCTGGCGGCACATATTATCCAGTGGGTGTGGCTATTGCCACCTTGATCAATGTTAAGCTTGCAAAGAAGGGTATCACGGCAACGGCCATCACATCTGCAGGCAGTGGCGAGAATATTCAGCTTTTGAAGAACAAAGAGGCAGATTTTGCCATCCTGCAGGGTCTGTTTGGCTCAATGGCTTACAACGGTAAGGGGTTGTATAAGGACAAGCCGCAAAGGTTTTTCTATGCCGTTACGGCTCTATGGCCCAATGTTGAGCATTTCTCTTTGCTTAAGAAGTATGTAAAAACCGGAAACATCATGGATCTTAAGGGGCTGCATGAGAGGTTCTCTATTGGCAAAAGGGGCTCAGGCACAGAGGGTTCAGGAAGAACGATACTCGGCGCATTGGGTATAGATGTGGGTAAGGATATATACCCCGTCTATCTGGGATACAACCCCAGCATAGATGCCATGATAAACGGAAGGATTGCTGGTGCTAATACGCCTGCTGGACCCCCTGTTGCTGCTATAACGAGGCTGTTTGCTAAGCTGGGTTCCAAGAAGGTTGCCATACTGAATTTTACCGATGAGCAGCTTAAGAAGATAGACTCCACATACGATGTGTGGTACAGGTATGTTATAAAACCGGGAACATATCCGGGTCAGGACAAACCGATTTATACAATAGCTCAGCCCAACTTCTTAGCAGTCAGAAAGGGTGTCCCTCAGGAGGATGTGTATCTGATAGTTAAGACCATTTATGAGAATTTGCCTTTCTTGCACAACATCCACAAGGCCACCTATTATTTAGGCTTGGATAATGCTATTAAAGGATTACCTGTTCCTTTGGCACCGGGTGCTGCTAAGTATTACAAAGAGAAGGGTGTAAAGATACCTGCTAAGTTGATAGCAAAGTAA
- a CDS encoding zinc ribbon domain-containing protein codes for MNTDLKKLLEIQQYDKEIADLDLEVQRMRAKEDKIVEVVQIKQNQIEEAEEELNELKKDLEFEQNLLQETIDNLNKLEIKLNNVSNEKQLQAVNTEIEMAKTNKMMLEKKVESLKEEIHLKEKGLAELNDRYEQLKRTLKESQEKFDARRREIEEQIEKITKTKEELLPTIDRNVLKRYERINRWAKGTAIVPVRKNACYGCFMKLTPQVLALLEDTDEIAYCPNCGRMLYIEEETQQEE; via the coding sequence TTGAATACAGATTTGAAGAAGCTGTTGGAGATTCAGCAATACGATAAGGAGATAGCCGACCTTGACCTTGAGGTTCAAAGGATGAGGGCCAAGGAGGATAAGATTGTCGAGGTTGTGCAGATCAAACAGAATCAGATTGAAGAGGCCGAAGAGGAATTGAATGAGCTAAAGAAGGATCTGGAATTTGAACAGAACCTTTTGCAGGAGACGATCGATAATTTGAATAAGCTTGAGATTAAACTCAACAATGTCTCCAACGAGAAGCAGTTGCAGGCGGTTAACACAGAGATTGAGATGGCCAAGACGAATAAGATGATGCTTGAGAAGAAGGTGGAATCACTAAAAGAGGAGATCCACCTTAAGGAGAAGGGGCTTGCAGAACTTAACGATAGGTATGAGCAACTCAAAAGGACGCTGAAGGAGTCGCAGGAGAAGTTTGATGCAAGGAGAAGGGAGATTGAGGAACAGATAGAAAAAATCACAAAGACCAAAGAGGAGCTTCTGCCAACAATAGACAGGAATGTTTTGAAAAGATACGAAAGGATCAACAGATGGGCCAAGGGCACGGCGATAGTTCCAGTAAGGAAGAACGCCTGCTACGGCTGCTTTATGAAACTTACACCCCAGGTTCTTGCCCTGCTTGAGGATACCGATGAGATTGCTTACTGTCCAAACTGCGGCAGGATGCTCTATATAGAAGAGGAAACCCAACAAGAAGAATGA
- a CDS encoding Nif3-like dinuclear metal center hexameric protein, translating to MEVERLIDYLEAYFPLSLQEGWDNSGLQISPQESSIKGVLLSLDVNSQTIDEAVELGCNLIIAHHPVLFSSTKKIFKDFYPYNVLYKAIQNGLGVYAFHTNLDIAEGGLNDYLCNLLELEDVEVIEDKRPLRIGRLKESMSLEGFVDYVKERLSCPMTKYIRSNDRPIRRVAICSGSCMELMHDILGLDFDVFLSGDLKHHTAIFAKESGINVVDATHFHTEKFSKYILRDVLKRGFPQLKVFVSDRDYLPWQYR from the coding sequence ATGGAAGTAGAAAGGCTAATCGACTACTTAGAAGCATATTTTCCTTTAAGCCTTCAGGAAGGCTGGGACAACTCCGGTCTTCAAATCTCCCCGCAGGAAAGTTCCATAAAAGGCGTCTTACTGAGCCTGGATGTAAACTCTCAAACCATTGATGAGGCTGTTGAGCTTGGGTGCAACCTCATTATCGCCCACCACCCTGTGCTGTTTTCATCAACCAAGAAGATATTTAAAGACTTCTATCCGTATAATGTTCTATATAAGGCCATTCAGAACGGCCTGGGTGTGTATGCGTTTCACACGAATTTGGATATAGCAGAGGGTGGATTGAACGACTATCTGTGCAATTTGCTTGAGCTTGAGGATGTTGAGGTTATTGAGGATAAGCGCCCGTTGAGGATAGGAAGGCTGAAAGAGTCGATGAGCCTTGAGGGTTTTGTTGATTATGTAAAGGAGAGGCTGTCCTGCCCCATGACCAAATACATAAGGTCAAACGATAGGCCTATAAGGAGGGTGGCTATCTGTTCGGGCAGCTGCATGGAGCTTATGCACGATATTTTAGGGCTTGATTTTGATGTGTTCTTAAGCGGGGATCTAAAGCACCATACGGCCATCTTTGCCAAAGAATCCGGTATAAATGTCGTTGATGCAACGCATTTCCATACGGAGAAGTTCTCAAAATACATATTGAGGGATGTTTTAAAGAGGGGATTCCCTCAGCTTAAGGTTTTTGTTTCTGACAGAGATTATCTGCCGTGGCAGTATAGATGA